GCTCGCAACGCTCCTCATACCCGCGGCGGCGACCGCCCACGACATCGTCCAGGTCACCGACGACGCGTACCTCAACTACATGCCCTCGATGATCGAGCGCGACGACGGGACGCTCATGCTCGCCTACGAACGTCTGGGTTCCAGTTTCGCCAACGGCGACATCCTGGTGACGACGTCGGTCGATGGCGCGTCCTGGGCGATCCCGACGGTCGTCGTCGACGGGCCGGGGAACGAGCGGCACCCGGCGCTCGTCCAGCTCGACGACGGCACGTTCCAGATCTACTACCTGACCGACGAGAGCGGCGGCTACCGCATCCACATGGCCGACTCGCCCGGCGGCACGGCCTGGACGGCGCGGGGCGAGATCGACCTTGGCTGGACGACCGAGGACCTCGTGAACCCGACCGTCGTCGTCGAGGACGACGGCTCGCTGACGATGACCTACGACGTCCTCTCGGACGGCGGCTACATTGCTCATTCGGCCGACGGTGCGACCTGGGACCAGGCGAAGACGCGCGTCAGCTCCGGGTCACTGAACCGCATCATGCGGCACTCCGACGGCACGTACGTCCTCTCCTACCAGCGCAAGACGGGCATCTGGTACTACCAGATCGACGTCTTCACGAAGACCTCGACCGACCGCGTCACCTGGAGCGGTGAGAACCGCGTCACGACCAACCAGAACTCGCACGACTCGTTCCCCGTTGAGCTGGCCGACGGGCAGTACGCGCTCTACTACGCCGTCTCGAACGGCGGGAACCCCTACGAGCTCGTCTCGCGCGTCTCGCCCGACGGAGCGGGCTGGGGTTCGGAGGACGCGTGGCTCCCCTATGCCGGCTGGGACACGCAGCCGCACCCGGTCGTCCTCGCAAGCGGCGTCGTGGCACTCGCGTGGGCGCGGGGACCCGAGCAGGATGATACGGAGGTCCATTTCGCGCTCCTCGACCCGCCGACGGGCGTTGCAGGGAATGCTGCCCCGCCTCATCGGTCCCTTCGTGCCGCACCGAACCCCTTTACCGGCAGCACATCGTTCACGGTCCCGCACGGCGCAACCGCGCCGACCTCTGTGACCATTCACGACGTCGCCGGTCGCCTCGTTCGCCGTCTCACCGGACGCGACGGCCTCACGTGGGATGGTCGCGACACCTCGGGACGGCTCCTGCCGTCCGGTGTCTACTTCGCCCGCGCGACCGGCACAGCCACAGCCCGCACCAGGGTCCTCCTTCTCAGATAGCTCCGCAGGTTGAGAGATGAGGCTGGACGTGATAGCCTGCCCGGCGCCGTGCACCACAGACTCGAGTCTTCGTCATCCCGGTCGCTTTGAGTGAAGGGAAACGCTCATGAAACCGTTATCCGTGCTTTTCGCGCTGGTCATTCTCGTCGCCTTCGTCCCGACGACGTTCGCTCAGGAGGAAACGCCCGACGACTTCGACTGCGTCGACGCCGTTTTCGCCGAGCTCGACTCGCTCGGCGTCGAGCGCACGACCGAGAAAGGCACAGTGCGATTGCATGAGAAGGTCGCGCCACTTCTCGCGGCCACGTTCCCCGACTGGTCGTTCTACGAGATCAAGCGCGAGCTGGAGATCGAGGGAGGCATCTCGTACGACTACATGCAGTACGATCTCGCCGCGTGCAGGTCGGACACCGGCGGCGTGCTGATCCTGAGCGACCTCAGCATGGAGTCGACCCTCGAGAACGAGCTCTCGATCATCCACGACGCAGGACTCACCATCGCGTCGCAGGATGACATCGAGACGCTGGCCGCCGCCCTCGACGCGCTCTACTACGACGGCACCGAGGTCGAGGGCGTCGAGCGGCTCGACGAGGCGACGTGGGCCGTCTACACCGGCACCTTCTTCGGCAAGAAGAAGGGGTTCGTCCTGACGGTCGATGAGGACGGCACGATCAGCGAGCTCAAGTACAGACTGAAGATCGGCGAGGAGTAGCGGAGGATTCCGGCCTCAGCCCCCCAGCCCTGGGAGGTGCGCCCTGAACGACACGGAACGCGACAGACAGAACACCATCGCTCAGTGGGCATTCGACACCCGGCCCATCCTGGGACGCTTCCATCTCTGGCTGGAGGACGTCGAGGTCGAGTGGACGCGCGGGGCGCCCGCGGCCGAGTTCACCTGTGAGATGTCGTTCCTGAACGGGGGGATGGAGCGGCTCGTGACCATGATGGCCGCCGTCACCGCCCTCGGCACGAAGCTCTTCGGCCGGTACGGAGAGGGCGCGGACGCCCCGAAGTCGGAGCTCAACCGCATCAAGAAGGACGCGGACGCCATCTCAGCCTACGTCATGAGCGAGAGCCTCTGGTACCTGACACGTCACCTGCCCGAGAATCACGCCATCATGGTGGGCCTCGGCGAGGGCCTCATGCCCAAGGCCGGCGAGACGCCCGAGATGGGCGCGAACCCGCAGCTGGGGTTCGGGCGCGTCTACGCCCGGCCCGAGGTGGCCCTGAAGCTCGACCAGTGGGTCACGAGGCTCCTCAACGACGACGGCTACGACTGGAACGACTTCTACGACGACATCACGGAGGCGGGTATCACCGTCTGGGGCTCCGCCATCGACACCCTCGAGAACACGAC
This genomic window from Candidatus Effluviviaceae Genus V sp. contains:
- a CDS encoding T9SS type A sorting domain-containing protein; protein product: MRHASCVVVLLALATLLIPAAATAHDIVQVTDDAYLNYMPSMIERDDGTLMLAYERLGSSFANGDILVTTSVDGASWAIPTVVVDGPGNERHPALVQLDDGTFQIYYLTDESGGYRIHMADSPGGTAWTARGEIDLGWTTEDLVNPTVVVEDDGSLTMTYDVLSDGGYIAHSADGATWDQAKTRVSSGSLNRIMRHSDGTYVLSYQRKTGIWYYQIDVFTKTSTDRVTWSGENRVTTNQNSHDSFPVELADGQYALYYAVSNGGNPYELVSRVSPDGAGWGSEDAWLPYAGWDTQPHPVVLASGVVALAWARGPEQDDTEVHFALLDPPTGVAGNAAPPHRSLRAAPNPFTGSTSFTVPHGATAPTSVTIHDVAGRLVRRLTGRDGLTWDGRDTSGRLLPSGVYFARATGTATARTRVLLLR